One region of Quercus lobata isolate SW786 chromosome 2, ValleyOak3.0 Primary Assembly, whole genome shotgun sequence genomic DNA includes:
- the LOC115958501 gene encoding putative leucine-rich repeat receptor-like serine/threonine-protein kinase At2g24130, whose protein sequence is MGFCKFSMYNFLCLVIVLYGVLGAQNSQLMNDKAALLSFMSGIVSDPGHVLQNWNSSDVHVCNWAGVRCNNESDSVIELILNATWLSGTISPSLANLSSLTILDLSRNFFKGPIPKELGSLSRLRQLSLSWNFLEGKIPYHLGFLQNMVYLDLGSNKLQGEIPESLFCNGTLSLKYIDLSNNSLSGEIPLKNECGLKELRFLLLWSNRLVGHVPRALSNSTQLQWLDLESNMLTGELPSEIVLEMPRLQILYLSYNSFVSHDGNNNLEPFFASLGNCSALLELELAGNNLRGKIPPIIGDLSTNLVQLHLDDNLIYGFIPPHISNLVNLTLLNLSSNLLNGSIPPELCRMGKLERVYLSNNSLSGEIPPTLGNIPHLGLLDLSRNKLSGSIPDSFANLPQLRRLMLYQNQLSGTIPPSLGQCVNLEILDLSHNKIFGVIPSEVAGLRSLKLYLNLSSNHLSGPLPLELSKMDMVLAIDLSNNNLSSTIPTQLKSCIALESLNLSRNFLEGPLPFSVGQLPYLKTLDVSLNQLIDAIPQSLQVSSTLKHVNFSFNKFSGNVSNEGAFSLLTIDSFLGNDGLCGSIEGMPKCSNRHSQLMLILSILLSLLAIPIVCILGYRLVQRSRIQSQLEIFNGGDLQEEEQERKELKHPRISYGQLIEATGGFSASSLIGSGQFGHVYKGVLHDNTRIAVKVLDTKSAIETPWSFKRECQVLKRTRHRNLIRIITICSRPDFKALVLPLMSNGSLERHLYPSHGLKRGLDLIQLVNICSDVAEGVAYLHHHSPVKVVHCDLKPSNILLDDDLTALVTDFGIARLVKGGDESANVKETISFNSTDGLLCGSVGYIAPEYGLGRSASTKGDVYSFGVLLLEIVTGRRPTEVLIDEGSSLHEWVKSHFPHKLDPIVEHALDRCTPSVMPKEYTKIWRDVILEMIELGLMCTQFTPSTRPTMQDVAHEMGRLKDYLSNTSSSLPIEEVPPKTDDV, encoded by the exons ATGGGATTTTGTAAATTTTCCATGTACAATTTCCTATGTTTGGTTATTGTTTTGTATGGTGTCCTTGGTGCACAAAATTCTCAGCTTATGAATGACAAAGCAGCATTGCTTTCTTTCATGTCAGGGATTGTTTCAGACCCTGGACATGTCCTTCAGAATTGGAACTCTTCGGATGTTCATGTTTGCAACTGGGCAGGAGTGAGGTGCAACAATGAAAGCGACAGTGTCATAGAGCTTATTCTCAATGCAACATGGCTTAGTGGCACTATTTCTCCATCGCTAGCCAATCTTTCTTCCTTGACTATTCTTGATTTATCAAGGAATTTCTTTAAAGGTCCTATTCCTAAAGAGTTGGGCTCTCTCTCTCGGCTCAGACAACTCAGCTTGTCATGGAACTTTCTTGAGGGGAAAATTCCATACCACTTGGGATTTCTTCAAAATATGGTATATCTTGATTTGGGAAGTAACAAGCTTCAAGGTGAAATCCCGGAATCTCTTTTCTGTAATGGGACTTTATCCTTGAAGTATATTGACCTTTCTAACAATTCTTTAAGTGGAGAAATCCCCTTAAAGAATGAATGTGGGCTTAAAGAGTTGCGGTTTCTTTTGCTTTGGTCGAATAGGCTTGTGGGACATGTACCACGAGCCCTTTCAAATTCCACACAACTTCAATGGCTGGACTTGGAGTCTAATATGTTAACTGGGGAGCTACCATCAGAGATTGTACTTGAAATGCCAAGGTTACAAATACTCTATTTGTCCTATAATAGTTTTGTTAGCCATGATGGTAACAACAACCTTGAACCTTTCTTTGCTTCCTTAGGAAATTGTTCTGCCCTTCTAGAACTCGAATTGGCGGGAAATAACCTTCGTGGGAAAATACCTCCCATTATTGGTGATCTTTCTACCAATCTTGTGCAACTTCATCTCGATGACAATCTTATCTATGGCTTTATTCCTCCTCACATTTCAAACCTTGTGAATCTTACCCTCTTAAACTTGTCTAGTAACTTATTAAATGGTTCAATCCCACCTGAACTATGTCGAATGGGAAAGCTAGAGAGAGTTTACTTGTCAAATAATTCACTCTCTGGTGAGATTCCGCCAACTCTTGGCAACATTCCCCATCTAGGTCTTCTAGATTTATCGAGAAACAAGCTATCGGGTTCAATTCCGGATAGCTTTGCAAACCTTCCCCAATTAAGAAGACTAATGCTTTATCAAAACCAGCTCTCAGGAACAATACCACCAAGTTTAGGCCAATGTGTCAATTTAGAAATTCTAGACCTCTCTCACAATAAGATTTTTGGGGTGATTCCTAGTGAAGTTGCAGGATTGAGAAGTTTGAAGTTATACTTGAACTTGTCTAGCAATCACTTATCTGGGCCTTTGCCATTAGAGCTTAGTAAAATGGACATGGTGCTAGCTATAGATTTATCCAATAACAATCTCTCTAGCACAATCCCAACACAACTCAAAAGTTGCATTGCACTAGAAAGTCTCAACCTTTCGCGTAATTTCTTAGAAGGCCCCCTTCCATTTTCAGTAGGGCAATTGCCTTATCTAAAAACACTTGATGTGTCTTTGAACCAATTGATCGATGCAATACCACAATCTTTGCAGGTGTCCTCTACTCTCAAGCATGTGAACTTCTCTTTCAACAAATTCTCTGGGAATGTATCTAATGAGGGAGCATTTTCATTGCTCACCATAGACTCTTTCCTTGGAAATGATGGCCTTTGTGGCTCAATTGAAGGCATGCCAAAGTGCTCAAATAGACATTCTCAGCTTATGCTTATTTTGTCAATTCTCCTCTCATTACTTGCCATTCCCATTGTATGCATACTTGGGTACCGTCTTGTACAAAGGTCAAGAATCCAATCACAATTGGAAATTTTCAATGGAGGGGACTTGCAGGAGGAAGAACAAGAAAGGAAAGAGCTCAAGCACCCTAGAATCTCATATGGTCAACTCATTGAAGCCACCGGTGGGTTCAGTGCTTCAAGCCTAATTGGTTCAGGCCAGTTTGGTCACGTCTATAAGGGAGTTCTTCATGATAATACAAGAATTGCTGTAAAGGTTCTGGATACAAAGTCAGCTATAGAAACTCCATGGAGCTTTAAGAGAGAATGCCAAGTCCTAAAGAGGACAAGGCACAGGAATTTAATAAGGATCATCACAATTTGCAGTAGGCCAGATTTTAAGGCTCTTGTTCTTCCACTGATGTCAAACGGAAGCTTGGAGAGGCATCTCTACCCAAGCCATGGATTGAAACGTGGTCTAGATTTGATACAGCTAGTGAACATATGCAGTGATGTTGCTGAAGGAGTGGCCTATTTGCACCATCATTCTCCAGTTAAAGTTGTACACTGTGATCTAAAACCGAGCAATATTCTTCTTGATGATGACTTGACAGCTTTGGTAACTGATTTTGGAATTGCAAGGCTGGTTAAAGGGGGTGATGAGAGTGCTAATGTGAAGGAAACAATATCCTTCAACTCAACAGATGGCTTATTGTGCGGGTCTGTTGGCTACATAGCTCCTG AATATGGATTGGGCAGAAGTGCTTCAACTAAGGGAGATGTGTATAGTTTTGGGGTCCTTTTATTGGAAATCGTTACAGGAAGACGCCCTACAGAAGTTCTTATTGATGAAGGCTCAAGCTTGCATGAATGGGTTAAGAGTCACTTCCCCCATAAGCTGGATCCCATAGTTGAACATGCTCTTGATAGGTGCACCCCATCAGTCATGCCAAAGGAATACACCAAAATATGGAGAGATGTGATTCTAGAAATGATTGAGCTTGGCCTTATGTGCACACAGTTCACACCTTCAACTAGACCAACCATGCAGGATGTAGCCCATGAAATGGGACGGTTGAAGGATTATCTCTCTAATACTTCCTCATCACTGCCAATTGAAGAAGTGCCTCCTAAAACTGATGATGTTTGA
- the LOC115977287 gene encoding myosin-binding protein 7-like isoform X2: protein MTESGLCSAMPEMDIIALKETLQSQQNLLQKLYNELDEEREASATSASEALSMILRLQGEKAVVQMEANQYKRLAEEKMSHAENSLYVFEDLIYQKEMEISSLEFQVQAYRCRLLSMGCNDLGDYECKFPENLVLQRSDSCKVEMGANSNLRRLHSLPPIQVKEHYQKKSNLEKERSVIPMSDWSPKIGKQNTDQNVKVQNLDLEKNSGSPIFVTSDSYWEQIKKLDDRVKDISGDKVSVRENSFNLKEKYSPRSLLPQVSIDKFHGTNKGESFTNFEKIKLHENIQEREAIVNSSCTSSVQDIFEVPQSTENHNAYKVQKKEQSKLVLEGENRPRKPDLVSEDSSGLHITDATDKIKKMLLFANHDNKIPKPRDGLSDDCNAALVQPTIGDVESQAKLQQLCHRIERLEGDRNYNRQEITEEGEGQLKLLKEIQDQLNVIQTELGSLRIKKSPPQDDQPLHFLSEALLHFWL from the exons ATGACCGAAAGTGGTTTATGTTCTGCAATGCCTGAAATGGATATTATAGCTTTAAAGGAAACTCTTCAATCTCAACAAAATCTTCTACAAAAATTGTACAATGAATTGGATGAGGAAAGAGAAGCCTCAGCTACATCGGCTAGTGAAGCTCTATCGATGATACTGCGTTTGCAAGGAGAGAAGGCTGTTGTGCAGATGGAAGCAAACCAATATAAGAGATTGGCAGAGGAAAAGATGTCTCATGCTGAGAATTCTCTTTATGTTTTTGAAGATCTAATCTATCAGAAAGAAATGGAAATTTCATCTCTTGAGTTTCAAGTTCAGGCTTACAGGTGCAGACTTCTTAGCATGGGTTGCAATGATTTGGGTGACTATGAATGTAAATTTCCGGAGAATCTAGTTTTGCAAAGAAGTGATTCATGTAAGGTGGAAATGGGTGCTAATAGCAATTTAAGAAGATTACACTCTCTGCCTCCAATTCAAGTAAAAGAACACTATCAGAAGAAAAGtaatttggaaaaagaaagatcTGTGATCCCCATGTCAGATTGGAGTCCAAAGATAGGGAAGCAAAACACTGACCAGAATGTTAAAGTTCAAAACttggatttagagaaaaatTCAGGAAGTCCTATTTTTGTAACCTCTGATTCGTACTGGGAGCAGATCAAAAAGTTAGATGACCGAGTGAAAGATATATCGGGTGATAAAGTTTCTGTAAGAGAAAATTCATTTAACTTGAAGGAAAAGTACAGCCCCCGTTCATTACTTCCACAAGTAAGTATTGACAAATTCCATGGCACAAATAAAGGAGAAAGTTTTactaattttgagaaaattaaactTCATGAAAATATACAGGAAAGGGAGGCAATAGTTAATTCTTCTTGCACCTCAAGTGTCCAGGATATTTTTGAAGTCCCACAAAGTACTGAGAATCATAATGCATACAAAGTTCAGAAGAAAGAACAAAGTAAGTTGGTTTTGGAAGGTGAGAACAGGCCTAGAAAGCCAGATTTGGTCTCTGAGGATAGCTCTGGATTGCATATTACAGATGCAACAGATAAGATAAAGAAAATGTTGCTTTTTGCAAACCACGATAACAAAATACCTAAACCAAGAGATGGATTAAGTGATGACTGCAATGCAGCTCTTGTTCAGCCAACAATAGGTGATGTAGAGTCTCAGGCCAAGCTTCAACAACTGTGTCACAGAATTGAGCGGCTCGAGGGAGATAGAAACTATAACAGGCAAGAAATTACTGAGGAAGGGGAAGGGCAGTTGAAGTTGTTAAAGGAGATACAAGATCAACTTAATGTGATACAGACTGAGTTGGGAAGTTT GAGAATTAAGAAATCCCCTCCACAAGATGACCAGCCTCTACATTTTCTTTCTGAG GCATTGCTACATTTTTGGCTTTAA
- the LOC115964490 gene encoding protein AGENET DOMAIN (AGD)-CONTAINING P1-like: protein MAFLRGEGVEVCSKQVGFVGSYYAATVINNYGNESYAVQYKNLVTEDKSHPLIEIVSADEVRPLPPKVSASGFALLDVVDAFDNDGWWVGKVSGRQGFDYFVFFDTYGVEIPYPTSRLRPHFEWVNGKWVSKKRV, encoded by the coding sequence ATGGCATTCTTGAGGGGTGAAGGAGTTGAAGTTTGCAGCAAACAAGTTGGTTTTGTGGGGTCTTACTACGCAGCCACTGTGATCAACAACTATGGCAACGAGTCCTATGCAGTGCAGTACAAGAACTTGGTCACAGAAGACAAGTCTCACCCGCTCATTGAGATTGTCAGCGCAGACGAGGTCAGGCCCTTGCCACCTAAGGTTTCAGCATCTGGGTTTGCTTTACTTGACGTGGTTGATGCGTTTGATAATGATGGCTGGTGGGTTGGCAAGGTTTCTGGGAGACAAGGCTTCGattactttgttttctttgacaCATATGGGGTTGAGATTCCTTATCCAACCTCTCGGTTGAGGCCTCATTTTGAATGGGTCAATGGCAAGTGGGTTTCAAAGAAAAGGGTCTAA
- the LOC115977286 gene encoding calcineurin subunit B-like, translating into MGNTSSMLTQYDIEEVQEHCNHTFSQQEIVSLYQRFCQLDRNGSGFISAEEFLSVPEFAVNPLSQRLLRMLDGLNFKEFVAFLSAFSPHATLQQKIEFIFKVYDSDGNGKVTFSDMLEVLRDLSGQFISEPQREQVLTHVLEEAGYTKNSLLGLSDFMKILGNTGLKMEVEVPVD; encoded by the exons ATGGGAAACACATCATCAATGCTTACTCAGTACGACATCGAAGAAGTTCAGGAACACTGCAACCACACCT tttcgcAGCAGGAGATAGTGTCACTGTACCAAAGGTTCTGCCAACTCGATCGCAATGGCTCTGGTTTCATCTCTGCTGAGGAGTTCTTGTCCGTACCTGAATTCGCTGTCAACCCTCTCTCTCAG AGATTGTTGAGGATGTTGGATGGATTGAACTTCAAGGAATTTGTAGCATTCTTGTCTGCATTTAGTCCTCATGCCACCTTGCAGCAGAAAATTGAAT ttatTTTTAAGGTGTATGATTCGGATGGCAATGGGAAAGTCACATTCAGTGACATGTTGGAAGTTTTGCGGGATTTGTCAGGACAATTTATATCTGAACCACAGAGGGAG CAAGTTCTGACCCATGTCCTTGAGGAAGCAGGCTACACAAAGAATTCTTTGTTGGGTTTGTCTGACTTCATGAAG ATTCTTGGCAATACTGGTTTGAAGATGGAGGTCGAAGTTCCAGTGGATTAA
- the LOC115977287 gene encoding myosin-binding protein 7-like isoform X1: MTESGLCSAMPEMDIIALKETLQSQQNLLQKLYNELDEEREASATSASEALSMILRLQGEKAVVQMEANQYKRLAEEKMSHAENSLYVFEDLIYQKEMEISSLEFQVQAYRCRLLSMGCNDLGDYECKFPENLVLQRSDSCKVEMGANSNLRRLHSLPPIQVKEHYQKKSNLEKERSVIPMSDWSPKIGKQNTDQNVKVQNLDLEKNSGSPIFVTSDSYWEQIKKLDDRVKDISGDKVSVRENSFNLKEKYSPRSLLPQVSIDKFHGTNKGESFTNFEKIKLHENIQEREAIVNSSCTSSVQDIFEVPQSTENHNAYKVQKKEQSKLVLEGENRPRKPDLVSEDSSGLHITDATDKIKKMLLFANHDNKIPKPRDGLSDDCNAALVQPTIGDVESQAKLQQLCHRIERLEGDRNYNRQEITEEGEGQLKLLKEIQDQLNVIQTELGSLRPKKSPPQDNQLRSSRIKKSPPQDDQPLHFLSEALLHFWL, encoded by the exons ATGACCGAAAGTGGTTTATGTTCTGCAATGCCTGAAATGGATATTATAGCTTTAAAGGAAACTCTTCAATCTCAACAAAATCTTCTACAAAAATTGTACAATGAATTGGATGAGGAAAGAGAAGCCTCAGCTACATCGGCTAGTGAAGCTCTATCGATGATACTGCGTTTGCAAGGAGAGAAGGCTGTTGTGCAGATGGAAGCAAACCAATATAAGAGATTGGCAGAGGAAAAGATGTCTCATGCTGAGAATTCTCTTTATGTTTTTGAAGATCTAATCTATCAGAAAGAAATGGAAATTTCATCTCTTGAGTTTCAAGTTCAGGCTTACAGGTGCAGACTTCTTAGCATGGGTTGCAATGATTTGGGTGACTATGAATGTAAATTTCCGGAGAATCTAGTTTTGCAAAGAAGTGATTCATGTAAGGTGGAAATGGGTGCTAATAGCAATTTAAGAAGATTACACTCTCTGCCTCCAATTCAAGTAAAAGAACACTATCAGAAGAAAAGtaatttggaaaaagaaagatcTGTGATCCCCATGTCAGATTGGAGTCCAAAGATAGGGAAGCAAAACACTGACCAGAATGTTAAAGTTCAAAACttggatttagagaaaaatTCAGGAAGTCCTATTTTTGTAACCTCTGATTCGTACTGGGAGCAGATCAAAAAGTTAGATGACCGAGTGAAAGATATATCGGGTGATAAAGTTTCTGTAAGAGAAAATTCATTTAACTTGAAGGAAAAGTACAGCCCCCGTTCATTACTTCCACAAGTAAGTATTGACAAATTCCATGGCACAAATAAAGGAGAAAGTTTTactaattttgagaaaattaaactTCATGAAAATATACAGGAAAGGGAGGCAATAGTTAATTCTTCTTGCACCTCAAGTGTCCAGGATATTTTTGAAGTCCCACAAAGTACTGAGAATCATAATGCATACAAAGTTCAGAAGAAAGAACAAAGTAAGTTGGTTTTGGAAGGTGAGAACAGGCCTAGAAAGCCAGATTTGGTCTCTGAGGATAGCTCTGGATTGCATATTACAGATGCAACAGATAAGATAAAGAAAATGTTGCTTTTTGCAAACCACGATAACAAAATACCTAAACCAAGAGATGGATTAAGTGATGACTGCAATGCAGCTCTTGTTCAGCCAACAATAGGTGATGTAGAGTCTCAGGCCAAGCTTCAACAACTGTGTCACAGAATTGAGCGGCTCGAGGGAGATAGAAACTATAACAGGCAAGAAATTACTGAGGAAGGGGAAGGGCAGTTGAAGTTGTTAAAGGAGATACAAGATCAACTTAATGTGATACAGACTGAGTTGGGAAGTTTGAGACCTAAGAAATCCCCTCCACAAGATAACCAGTTGAGAAGTTCGAGAATTAAGAAATCCCCTCCACAAGATGACCAGCCTCTACATTTTCTTTCTGAG GCATTGCTACATTTTTGGCTTTAA